In the genome of Ptychodera flava strain L36383 chromosome 13, AS_Pfla_20210202, whole genome shotgun sequence, one region contains:
- the LOC139148243 gene encoding uncharacterized protein, with translation MEKRVLPVFLLVVALACYTCGHPADTKGYDHLTVNGERYPELEKLDEKIVDFLIENEYVGATLGVMRNGKLLYTQGYGTTTDGEKMLPTTLMHSSSISKSITAVAILKLAQEDRLGLDETIFGEDGILSHLRPLKHHTVSDPRVFDITVEHLLQHSGGWNQARGPIYDPLMNSLYLARGHNVTDIAEEMGSLGNPSHSDIIRYMMTQRLHFSPGTKYQYSNFGYMILGHVIEVVTRRTYDRYVRDEILTPLGMWRTRLGPHHAKSQVYGWQDLVHSIKFAEGSISLGNSSGDDGVTYDFLDSSLGWFSTVYDLLRFINGISGVEKFSQLTSKTLDLMLEKPTFSEHSDTWHGMGFRANNNNEWWQTGDPHDNEMVIYHGTQSADNTRKHLSWEDQISYVFMLSGNNRKNVRRFVTNTISSVKQWPNQPDLFITDCGDSVNVRKDGSAIVMKYMLPEHHIQAHAIALARFNYHPIWINGFTIGDKTFFSIILEKSAKRKDNPVDVFYELDNNELAEMFQTWPSKSLSIQMITSYLSRKNNGHIRHMIAVGSDDKGVRKVGWHEKLGKYTQRLVEWKENGQMPLVQSIKNYRGQNYVTLMTTDRKGSNWKSYTDLTKDELEVTLKQNAVKQRTLTFLDARMEEGEAKFSAVFSQQKLGGWVAHAQLSAAQMNEEISKLKGLEYIPKIIVGYEVDGKPYFAAMWTK, from the coding sequence GTTATGATCACTTGACTGTGAATGGTGAGCGGTATCCTGAACTTGAGAAGCTGGATGAAAAGATTGTTGACTTCCTCATCGAAAACGAATATGTTGGAGCCACTCTTGGTGTCATGAGAAATGGAAAATTATTGTACACTCAGGGTTACGGCACCACGACTGATGGTGAAAAGATGCTACCAACTACATTAATGCATTCATCAAGTATTTCAAAGTCCATAACTGCTGTTGCTATTCTCAAGTTGGCGCAAGAGGATCGTTTGGGCCTGGACGAGACCATATTTGGAGAGGATGGCATATTGTCACACTTACGGCCTCTAAAACATCATACAGTCTCCGATCCACGTGTATTTGACATCACTGTCGAGCATTTACTCCAACATAGCGGTGGATGGAACCAAGCCAGAGGACCCATCTATGACCCACTTATGAATAGCTTGTACTTGGCTCGTGGACACAATGTTACTGATATCGCCGAGGAGATGGGCAGCCTCGGCAACCCATCACACAGTGACATCATCAGATACATGATGACGCAGCGTCTGCATTTCAGCCCAGGGACAAAATACCAGTATTCAAATTTCGGCTACATGATCCTTGGGCATGTCATTGAGGTGGTGACAAGGCGCACCTATGATAGATATGTACGGGATGAGATTCTAACTCCACTTGGTATGTGGCGTACACGTCTAGGACCACATCATGCTAAAAGTCAGGTGTACGGTTGGCAAGATCTTGTTCACAGCATAAAGTTTGCGGAAGGATCCATCTCGCTGGGGAACAGTTCTGGCGATGACGGAGTCACATATGATTTCCTGGATTCTTCGCTCGGGTGGTTTTCCACTGTGTACGACTTACTAAGGTTCATTAATGGAATATCTGGCGTGGAGAAATTCTCCCAGTTGACATCCAAAACTTTGGACCTGATGCTGGAGAAACCAACATTTTCTGAGCATTCTGACACCTGGCATGGGATGGGATTCCGTGCAAATAACAACAACGAGTGGTGGCAGACAGGCGATCCTCACGACAATGAAATGGTCATCTATCACGGTACACAGTCTGCAGATAACACAAGAAAGCATCTGTCGTGGGAGGACCAAATCAGCTATGTGTTCATGCTCAGTGGAAACAACAGGAAGAATGTCCGCAGATTTGTCACAAATACCATCAGCTCTGTCAAGCAGTGGCCAAATCAGCCAGATCTGTTCATCACGGACTGTGGAGACTCCGTCAACGTACGGAAAGATGGCTCTGCTATTGTAATGAAGTACATGCTGCCGGAGCACCACATCCAAGCCCATGCCATTGCGCTAGCTCGTTTTAACTACCACCCGATCTGGATCAACGGTTTCACAATCGGAGACAAAACATTCTTCAgcattattttggaaaaaagcgCCAAAAGGAAAGACAACCCCGTTGATGTGTTCTACGAGCTTGACAACAATGAACTGGCCGAGATGTTCCAAACATGGCCATCCAAGTCTCTCAGCATTCAGATGATCACAAGCTATTTGAGCAGGAAAAACAATGGACACATACGACACATGATTGCCGTGGGTTCAGACGACAAAGGAGTGAGAAAGGTCGGCTGGCATGAGAAACTTGGCAAGTATACCCAAAGGCTTGTGGAATGGAAGGAGAACGGACAGATGCCCCTGGTACAGAGCATCAAAAACTACAGAGGACAAAATTACGTCACCCTTATGACAACCGACAGAAAAGGGTCAAACTGGAAGTCGTACACAGACCTGACGAAGGACGAGCTGGAAGTGACACTGAAACAGAACGCTGTGAAACAGAGAACTCTGACCTTCCTCGATGCTAGGATGGAGGAAGGAGAAGCAAAATTCTCAGCCGTCTTCAGTCAACAGAAACTGGGCGGTTGGGTGGCGCATGCACAACTATCAGCGGCTCAGATGaacgaagaaatttcaaaactcaAAGGACTAGAATACATTCCCAAGATAATTGTCGGGTATGAAGTCGATGGAAAACCTTATTTTGCAGCAATGTGGACTAAGTAA